A window of Auraticoccus monumenti contains these coding sequences:
- the cysD gene encoding sulfate adenylyltransferase subunit CysD, with protein sequence MTTTETPASAAEHRLDHLDDLESESIHIFREVAGEFERPVLLFSGGKDSVVMLHLAVKAFAPAAVPFALLHVDTGHNFDEVLRYRDETVERLGLRLVVASVQDYIDDGRLAERPDGTRNPLQTKPLLDAITAGKFDAVFGGGRRDEEKARAKERVFSLRDAFGAWDPRRQRPELWELYNGRHAPGEHVRVFPLSNWTELDVWRYIARERIALPSLYYAHQREVFQRDGMWLTPGEWGGPRADETTETRLVRYRTVGDMSCTGAVDSDAATVDAVILEVAGSRLTERGATRADDRMSEAAMEDRKKEGYF encoded by the coding sequence GTGACCACCACCGAGACCCCGGCCAGCGCCGCCGAGCACCGCCTGGACCACCTCGACGACCTCGAGTCCGAGTCCATCCACATCTTCCGCGAGGTCGCCGGGGAGTTCGAGCGCCCCGTGCTGCTCTTCTCCGGGGGCAAGGACTCGGTGGTGATGCTGCACCTGGCGGTGAAGGCCTTCGCCCCGGCCGCGGTGCCGTTCGCGCTGCTGCACGTCGACACCGGCCACAACTTCGACGAGGTGCTGCGCTACCGCGACGAGACGGTGGAGCGGCTCGGCCTGCGGCTGGTGGTGGCCAGCGTGCAGGACTACATCGACGACGGCCGCCTCGCCGAGCGCCCCGACGGCACCCGCAACCCGCTGCAGACCAAGCCGCTGCTGGACGCGATCACCGCCGGCAAGTTCGACGCCGTCTTCGGTGGCGGGCGCCGTGACGAGGAGAAGGCCCGGGCCAAGGAGCGCGTGTTCAGCCTCCGCGACGCGTTCGGCGCCTGGGACCCCCGCCGCCAGCGCCCCGAGCTGTGGGAGCTGTACAACGGCCGGCACGCCCCCGGCGAGCACGTCCGGGTGTTCCCGCTCTCGAACTGGACCGAGCTCGACGTCTGGCGCTACATCGCGCGGGAGCGGATCGCGCTGCCCAGCCTCTACTACGCCCACCAGCGCGAGGTGTTCCAGCGCGACGGCATGTGGCTGACGCCGGGGGAGTGGGGCGGCCCCCGCGCCGACGAGACCACCGAGACCCGGCTGGTGCGCTACCGCACCGTGGGCGACATGTCCTGCACCGGGGCGGTCGACTCCGACGCCGCCACCGTGGACGCCGTGATCCTCGAGGTCGCCGGCTCCCGGCTCACCGAGCGCGGCGCGACCCGGGCCGACGACCGGATGAGCGAGGCCGCCATGGAGGACCGCAAGAAGGAAGGCTACTTCTGA
- a CDS encoding nitrite/sulfite reductase encodes MTDTQPARTPRKPARAQKATGAWADGDRTPLNPNEVFKQADDGLNVRQRIEEVYAKDGFDSIPGDDLRGRMRWWGLYTQRKPGIDGGKTATLAPEELDDRYFMLRVRSDGGALSLEQLRAIASVSNDFARGTADISDRQNIQLHWVEVEAMPEIWRRLEAVGLSSTEACGDTPRVILGSPVAGIAADEVIDGTPAIEAILERYIGDPQFSNLPRKFKTAISGLPDIGHEINDVSFVGVVHPEHGPGFDLWVGGGLSTNPMLGQRLGAWVSLEDVPEVWAGVIGIFRDHGYRRLRNRARLKFLMADWGPEKFRQVLQDDYLGRALPDGPPVVLGGRRYDHVGIHRQKDGLSWIGTALVGGRVSGDILHAVADLAETHASGRVRLTPHQKLLVLDVPDEHVETVVAGLEALGLQPRPSEFRRGVMACTGLEYCKLAIVETKARAAQVVAELEERLPTFDAPLTMHVNGCPNSCARTQIADIGLKGMVVTNEAGESVEGFQVHLGGSLGAEAGLSRKTRGLKITADELTDYVERVATRYTEQRVATPAGSPESFASWARRVDEDELR; translated from the coding sequence GTGACCGACACGCAGCCCGCCCGCACGCCCCGCAAGCCCGCGCGTGCCCAGAAGGCCACCGGGGCCTGGGCCGACGGCGACCGCACCCCGCTCAACCCCAACGAGGTCTTCAAGCAGGCCGACGACGGGCTGAACGTCCGGCAGCGGATCGAGGAGGTCTACGCCAAGGACGGCTTCGACTCCATCCCCGGTGACGACCTCCGTGGCCGGATGCGCTGGTGGGGTCTCTACACCCAGCGCAAGCCCGGGATCGACGGCGGGAAGACCGCCACCCTGGCCCCGGAGGAGCTGGACGACCGCTACTTCATGCTGCGGGTCCGCTCCGACGGCGGCGCGCTGAGCCTGGAGCAGCTGCGCGCCATCGCCTCGGTCAGCAACGACTTCGCCCGCGGCACGGCCGACATCTCCGACCGTCAGAACATCCAGCTGCACTGGGTCGAGGTCGAGGCGATGCCGGAGATCTGGCGCCGCCTGGAAGCCGTCGGGCTCAGCTCCACCGAGGCCTGCGGTGACACCCCCCGCGTCATCCTCGGCTCCCCGGTGGCCGGCATCGCCGCCGACGAGGTGATCGACGGCACGCCCGCCATCGAGGCCATCCTCGAGCGCTACATCGGTGACCCGCAGTTCTCGAACCTGCCGCGCAAGTTCAAGACCGCCATCTCCGGCCTGCCCGACATCGGTCACGAGATCAACGACGTCTCCTTCGTCGGCGTGGTCCACCCCGAGCACGGACCCGGTTTCGACCTCTGGGTCGGGGGCGGGCTGTCCACCAACCCGATGCTGGGGCAGCGGCTCGGCGCCTGGGTCTCGCTGGAGGACGTCCCCGAGGTCTGGGCCGGCGTGATCGGTATCTTCCGCGACCACGGCTACCGCCGTCTCCGCAACCGGGCACGGCTGAAGTTCCTGATGGCGGACTGGGGCCCGGAGAAGTTCCGCCAGGTGCTCCAGGACGACTACCTCGGACGCGCCCTCCCCGACGGCCCGCCGGTGGTCCTGGGCGGGCGTCGCTACGACCACGTCGGGATCCACCGCCAGAAGGACGGGCTCAGCTGGATCGGCACCGCCCTGGTCGGTGGCCGGGTCAGCGGCGACATCCTGCACGCGGTCGCCGACCTCGCCGAGACCCACGCCAGCGGACGGGTCCGGCTCACCCCGCACCAGAAGCTGCTGGTGCTGGACGTCCCCGACGAGCACGTCGAGACGGTGGTCGCCGGGCTGGAGGCCCTCGGGCTGCAGCCCCGGCCGAGCGAGTTCCGTCGCGGCGTGATGGCCTGCACCGGTCTCGAGTACTGCAAGCTGGCCATCGTCGAGACCAAGGCCCGCGCCGCCCAGGTGGTGGCCGAGCTGGAGGAGCGGCTGCCCACCTTCGACGCCCCGCTGACCATGCACGTCAACGGCTGCCCGAACTCCTGCGCCCGCACCCAGATCGCCGACATCGGCCTCAAGGGCATGGTCGTCACGAACGAGGCGGGGGAGTCCGTCGAGGGCTTCCAGGTCCACCTCGGTGGCTCCCTGGGCGCCGAGGCCGGGCTCAGCCGGAAGACCCGCGGGCTCAAGATCACCGCCGACGAGCTGACCGACTACGTGGAGCGGGTGGCCACCCGCTACACCGAGCAGCGCGTCGCCACCCCCGCCGGGTCCCCGGAGTCCTTCGCCTCCTGGGCCCGCCGGGTCGACGAGGACGAGCTGCGATGA
- a CDS encoding sulfate adenylyltransferase subunit 1 codes for MTTRTTDAEVLGPDQHASSADLSALSEGDARLVDPEANRDLLRLATAGSVDDGKSTLVGRLLYDTKSVLADQLAAVERVSRERGLQHPDLALLTDGLRAEREQGITIDVAYRYFSTPGRSYILADTPGHVQYTRNMVTGASTAELALILVDARHGVLEQTRRHLAVTGLLGLRHVALVVNKMDLVDFDQQVFDAIVADFTAMAGHVGISAVTAVPISALMGDNVVTRSVHTPWYDGPTLLQHLETVDVTVDPSDEAFRMPVQYVIRPQTPEHPDYRGYAGRITSGVVSVGDRIQVQPEGFSSTVVGIDRVGRPGEPTEHQRAHAPQSVVLRLADDLDIARGDLLATAERPATEVKDLDATVAVLSSKPLRVRDMVLVRVGTATVKGLVTDLVDTLDMTTLERGPAPAELPLNGIGGIRVRLARPVAVDDYAAARRTGSFLLVDPVDGSTLAAGLITLTGDLVDADSWLI; via the coding sequence ATGACCACGCGCACCACCGACGCCGAGGTCCTCGGCCCCGACCAGCACGCCAGCTCCGCGGACCTGTCCGCGCTGAGCGAGGGCGACGCCCGGCTGGTCGACCCCGAGGCGAACCGCGACCTGCTCCGGCTGGCCACGGCCGGCAGCGTGGACGACGGGAAGTCCACCCTGGTGGGACGCCTGCTCTACGACACCAAGTCGGTGCTGGCCGACCAGCTGGCCGCGGTCGAGCGGGTCAGCCGGGAGCGCGGTCTGCAGCACCCGGACCTGGCGCTGCTCACCGACGGGCTGCGGGCCGAGCGCGAGCAGGGCATCACCATCGACGTCGCCTACCGCTACTTCTCCACCCCGGGCCGCTCCTACATCCTGGCCGACACCCCCGGCCACGTGCAGTACACCCGCAACATGGTGACCGGCGCCTCCACCGCCGAGCTGGCGCTGATCCTGGTCGACGCCCGCCACGGCGTGCTGGAGCAGACCCGCCGCCACCTCGCCGTCACCGGCCTGCTGGGGCTGCGCCACGTCGCCCTGGTGGTCAACAAGATGGACCTGGTCGACTTCGACCAGCAGGTCTTCGACGCCATCGTGGCCGACTTCACCGCGATGGCCGGCCACGTCGGCATCAGCGCCGTCACCGCGGTGCCGATCTCGGCGCTGATGGGCGACAACGTGGTGACCCGCTCGGTCCACACGCCCTGGTACGACGGGCCGACGCTGCTGCAGCACCTGGAGACCGTCGACGTCACCGTCGACCCCTCGGACGAGGCGTTCCGGATGCCGGTGCAGTACGTCATCCGCCCGCAGACCCCCGAGCACCCGGACTACCGCGGCTACGCCGGCCGGATCACCAGCGGTGTGGTCTCCGTCGGCGACCGGATCCAGGTCCAGCCCGAGGGCTTCAGCAGCACCGTCGTCGGCATCGACCGCGTCGGGCGTCCCGGCGAGCCCACCGAGCACCAGCGCGCGCACGCCCCCCAGTCGGTGGTGCTCCGGCTCGCCGACGACCTCGACATCGCCCGCGGGGACCTGCTGGCCACCGCCGAGCGTCCGGCCACCGAGGTCAAGGACCTCGACGCCACCGTGGCCGTCCTGTCCAGCAAGCCGCTCCGCGTCCGCGACATGGTGCTGGTCCGGGTGGGCACGGCCACGGTGAAGGGCCTGGTCACCGACCTCGTCGACACCCTCGACATGACCACCCTGGAGCGCGGCCCGGCCCCCGCCGAGCTGCCGCTCAACGGCATCGGCGGCATCCGGGTGCGGCTGGCCCGCCCGGTCGCGGTGGACGACTACGCCGCCGCCCGCCGGACCGGCTCGTTCCTGCTCGTCGACCCGGTGGACGGGTCCACCCTGGCCGCCGGCCTGATCACCCTGACCGGCGACCTCGTGGACGCCGACTCGTGGCTGATCTGA
- a CDS encoding TetR/AcrR family transcriptional regulator, producing MDASPAATRTRRAIVEAAVACWSEDSSASLGEVAARAGVGRSTLNRHFAGREELVAAVDEVSRERLTAAIRAARPEEGTGLEALTRMAVALLEQEDVLGLVFADNALVDPDTWEDEPSQDPHGVPALVARGHRDGTIDPGLPAEWVETVLWTSLFAAVLTLRGGTRTRHEVGALLARTLGSGVGGAS from the coding sequence ATGGACGCCTCCCCCGCCGCGACCCGCACCCGTCGGGCCATCGTCGAGGCCGCCGTCGCCTGCTGGTCCGAGGACAGCTCGGCCAGCCTCGGTGAGGTGGCGGCCCGGGCGGGGGTCGGCCGCAGCACCCTGAACCGGCACTTCGCCGGGCGCGAGGAGCTGGTGGCGGCCGTCGACGAGGTCAGCCGCGAACGTCTGACGGCAGCCATCCGGGCAGCACGCCCGGAGGAGGGCACGGGTCTGGAGGCGCTGACCCGGATGGCCGTGGCGCTGCTGGAGCAGGAGGACGTCCTCGGGCTGGTCTTCGCCGACAACGCGCTGGTGGACCCCGACACCTGGGAGGACGAGCCGAGCCAGGACCCGCACGGCGTCCCGGCTCTGGTGGCCCGGGGACACCGGGACGGGACCATCGACCCGGGGCTGCCGGCTGAGTGGGTGGAGACCGTGCTCTGGACGTCGCTCTTCGCGGCCGTGCTGACCCTGCGCGGCGGCACCCGCACCCGCCACGAGGTGGGTGCCCTGCTCGCCCGCACGCTCGGGAGCGGGGTCGGCGGGGCGAGCTAG
- a CDS encoding phosphoadenylyl-sulfate reductase, whose product MSAPTTTTSTAWDVPRLREAARDGAALVAAHGEGTDYLSKVELSEAVLRWAHNTFGDGLTTASSMGDEALVDLVGRTIGEADVFFIDTGYHFPETLATRDHYATSTPVSIRTIAPLQSLAEREAALQDWSPERCCGNRKVEQLNQAVAGRTAWITGMRRVDAPTRTDIEVVSFDEKRQMVKINPLAAWDDEDLETYVFHYDVHLNPLRQQGYASIGCAPCTRPVAPGEDARAGRWAGQAKTECGLHT is encoded by the coding sequence ATGAGCGCACCGACCACGACCACGAGCACCGCCTGGGACGTCCCACGGCTGCGCGAGGCCGCCCGCGACGGCGCCGCGCTGGTGGCCGCCCACGGCGAGGGGACCGACTACCTGTCCAAGGTGGAGCTGTCCGAGGCGGTGCTGCGCTGGGCTCACAACACCTTCGGCGACGGCCTCACCACCGCCTCCTCGATGGGGGACGAGGCCCTGGTCGACCTCGTCGGCCGCACCATCGGCGAGGCCGACGTCTTCTTCATCGACACCGGCTACCACTTCCCCGAGACGCTGGCCACCCGCGACCACTACGCCACCAGCACCCCCGTCAGCATCCGCACCATCGCGCCGCTGCAGAGCCTCGCCGAGCGGGAGGCCGCGCTGCAGGACTGGAGCCCGGAGCGCTGCTGCGGGAACCGCAAGGTCGAGCAGCTGAACCAGGCCGTGGCCGGACGCACCGCTTGGATCACCGGGATGCGGCGCGTCGACGCCCCCACCCGCACCGACATCGAGGTGGTGTCCTTCGACGAGAAGCGACAGATGGTGAAGATCAACCCGCTGGCGGCCTGGGACGACGAGGACCTGGAGACCTACGTCTTCCACTACGACGTCCACCTCAACCCGCTGCGGCAGCAGGGCTACGCCTCGATCGGCTGCGCCCCGTGCACCCGGCCGGTCGCCCCCGGCGAGGACGCCCGCGCCGGCCGCTGGGCCGGGCAGGCCAAGACCGAGTGCGGTCTGCACACGTGA
- a CDS encoding putative protein N(5)-glutamine methyltransferase: MLEVPPVLVDVLATRLREAGCVYAEEEVEVLRQSARTRYQLRQMAEARAEGVPLEHVVGWAEFAGLRIPVGPGVFVPRPRTEHLVAVAAGLARPRDVVVDLCCGSGALARALHERVPGLVLHASDVLPAAVHSARTTLAGIGEVHLGDLYDALPGDLRGRVDVLVANVPYVPTAAIALMPREAREHVPPVTLDGGTDGLDVLRRVAADAPSWLGPGGHLLSEVAEDQVQPALEVLRRAGLDPRSSSDEELDASVVLARRPADDVHGPP, encoded by the coding sequence GTGCTCGAGGTCCCCCCGGTGCTCGTCGACGTGCTGGCCACCCGTCTGCGTGAGGCCGGCTGCGTCTACGCCGAGGAGGAGGTCGAGGTGCTCCGGCAGTCCGCCCGGACCCGCTACCAGCTGCGGCAGATGGCTGAGGCCCGTGCCGAGGGCGTGCCGCTCGAGCACGTGGTCGGGTGGGCGGAGTTCGCCGGGCTGCGGATCCCGGTGGGGCCCGGGGTCTTCGTGCCCCGGCCCCGCACCGAGCACCTGGTGGCCGTCGCCGCCGGGCTGGCCCGGCCGCGCGACGTGGTGGTGGACCTCTGCTGCGGGTCCGGCGCGCTCGCCCGGGCGCTGCACGAGCGGGTGCCGGGGCTGGTGCTGCACGCCTCGGACGTCCTCCCCGCGGCCGTGCACTCCGCCCGGACCACCCTGGCCGGGATCGGCGAGGTCCACCTCGGCGACCTGTACGACGCCCTGCCCGGCGACCTGCGCGGCCGCGTCGACGTGCTGGTGGCCAACGTCCCCTACGTGCCCACCGCCGCGATCGCACTGATGCCGCGGGAGGCCCGCGAGCACGTCCCACCCGTGACCCTGGACGGCGGGACCGACGGGCTGGACGTGCTGCGCCGGGTCGCCGCGGACGCGCCGTCGTGGCTGGGCCCGGGCGGCCACCTGCTCAGCGAGGTCGCCGAGGACCAGGTGCAGCCGGCCCTGGAGGTGCTGCGCCGGGCCGGGCTGGACCCGCGGAGCAGCAGCGACGAGGAGCTGGACGCCTCCGTGGTCCTGGCCCGGCGCCCGGCCGACGACGTCCACGGCCCGCCGTGA
- a CDS encoding outer membrane protein assembly factor BamB family protein, with protein sequence MVTALVLGLLSAAAMVYPDPSPDHAASAMVPEDGHSAALGSATGGLMTVETARQPGAQALQSGPEEFLDVFSVDETAVERSWVRVTEHRRDGTAGSVTHTLRSLEESGLHEWVRRDGSSAVALTPSALVLPADLRAGQRWSSSGVVHDVLRDRASVGDYVLDASAAASGVGPHCLDVSSSFRVEGSDAYDTVLTWCRGEGVVAQQLPGESWHPLEGTVAEHAGLEPVDTVSPPVSWSPEGWTAQRRPFLRFDTPSPLVVPRAPELPTDSGPVLTPTSGGDVLALEPDGDGFGWRWLAHPGGSVTTTAAFGEVVVAGTTRRQLVAYDRDGFRRWTLDLDDVVVRDLVRADDRTLLTADQSGTVTAVDIATGAVRWQASVGADLKGSLSRCGDVAVVADSAPSVTAFDLGDGSRRWSVRPPEQVLEVACSDDTVVLVDSEFDRHALAVADGSTRWRRPGLDGPEQLQVVDDLVVLRTDDEVVGLSVVDGMPRWREPGTSDGIVAVDGFVTVAKDDELVVLDQSGVPVTTVPGLPEAQENYLHVATGASGMWFLGTDGVPTWVGP encoded by the coding sequence GTGGTGACCGCCCTCGTGCTGGGGCTGCTCAGCGCCGCCGCCATGGTCTACCCCGACCCCTCGCCCGACCACGCCGCGTCGGCGATGGTGCCCGAGGACGGGCACTCGGCCGCTCTGGGCTCCGCCACGGGGGGTCTGATGACCGTCGAGACCGCGCGCCAGCCCGGGGCGCAGGCGCTGCAGTCCGGCCCCGAGGAGTTCCTCGACGTGTTCTCCGTCGACGAGACCGCGGTCGAGCGGAGCTGGGTGCGCGTGACCGAGCACCGACGCGACGGGACCGCGGGATCCGTCACCCACACGCTCCGCTCGCTGGAGGAGTCCGGGCTGCACGAGTGGGTCCGTCGCGACGGGTCGAGCGCCGTGGCCCTGACCCCCTCGGCCCTGGTGCTGCCGGCCGACCTGCGGGCCGGCCAGCGGTGGAGCTCCTCGGGCGTCGTGCACGACGTCCTGCGCGACCGCGCGTCCGTCGGGGACTACGTCCTCGACGCCTCCGCCGCGGCCTCGGGCGTGGGCCCGCACTGCCTCGACGTCAGCTCCAGCTTCCGGGTCGAGGGCTCCGACGCCTACGACACCGTGCTCACCTGGTGCCGCGGTGAGGGCGTGGTCGCCCAGCAGCTGCCCGGGGAGAGCTGGCACCCGCTGGAGGGCACGGTCGCCGAGCACGCCGGTCTGGAGCCGGTGGACACCGTCTCCCCGCCGGTCAGCTGGTCACCCGAGGGGTGGACGGCCCAGCGGCGACCCTTCCTCCGCTTCGACACCCCCTCGCCCCTCGTGGTCCCTCGTGCGCCGGAGCTGCCGACGGACTCGGGTCCGGTGCTGACGCCGACCAGCGGCGGCGACGTCCTGGCTCTCGAGCCCGACGGAGACGGGTTCGGCTGGCGCTGGCTGGCCCACCCCGGTGGCAGCGTCACGACGACCGCGGCGTTCGGGGAGGTGGTGGTGGCGGGGACCACCCGGCGCCAGCTGGTGGCCTACGACCGGGACGGGTTCCGACGGTGGACCCTGGACCTGGACGACGTGGTGGTCCGTGACCTGGTGCGCGCCGACGACCGGACGCTGCTGACCGCCGACCAGTCCGGCACGGTGACGGCGGTCGACATCGCCACGGGCGCGGTCCGCTGGCAGGCGTCGGTGGGTGCCGACCTCAAGGGGTCCCTGTCCCGCTGCGGCGACGTCGCGGTGGTCGCCGACTCCGCGCCGTCGGTGACGGCGTTCGACCTGGGGGACGGGTCCCGCCGCTGGAGCGTCCGCCCGCCCGAGCAGGTGCTGGAGGTGGCCTGCAGCGACGACACCGTCGTGCTGGTCGACTCCGAGTTCGACCGTCACGCGTTGGCGGTCGCCGACGGGTCCACCCGGTGGCGACGACCTGGGCTGGACGGTCCCGAGCAGCTGCAGGTGGTCGACGACCTGGTCGTGCTGCGGACCGACGACGAGGTGGTCGGCCTGTCCGTGGTCGACGGCATGCCGCGCTGGCGGGAGCCCGGGACCAGTGACGGCATCGTGGCCGTGGACGGGTTCGTCACGGTGGCGAAGGACGACGAGCTGGTCGTCCTGGACCAGTCGGGGGTGCCGGTGACCACCGTCCCCGGTCTGCCCGAGGCGCAGGAGAACTACCTCCACGTCGCGACGGGTGCGAGCGGGATGTGGTTCCTCGGCACCGACGGCGTCCCCACCTGGGTGGGTCCCTGA
- the cobA gene encoding uroporphyrinogen-III C-methyltransferase: MAQPYLLGVRLEGRRVLVVGAGTVSSRRVPDLLAAGALVEVVAPEVDDALQRLADAGALVLHRRPFAPEDLLRPAPAWLVLTATGTVDAEVAAAAEETRVWCLRADDAAASPLHRPAVARGADGSPAEGIVVAVSGDADPRRAVAVRDAVLAGLDSGVLPVRRRRTGAGGRPGKVWLVGAGPGDAGLISVRGRALLAAADVVVTDRLGTAEHLASLSPEVEVVDVGKSPGRHGTIQDRIHEVLVEHALAGRQVVRLKGGDPFVLGRGGEEVEHCLAHGVEVEVVPGITSAVSVPAAAGIPVTHRGVSTSFVVASGHAGAAGLGSLLQVTDATVVLLMAVGHLEEICTALVAAGRPPGTAAAVVERGWTPEQRTTHATLGELAAAASARGVTNPAVVVIGDVAAVPLTRRTGTSGPSRG, encoded by the coding sequence GTGGCCCAGCCCTACCTGCTCGGCGTCCGGCTGGAGGGCCGGCGCGTGCTCGTGGTCGGGGCCGGCACGGTCTCCTCCCGGCGCGTCCCGGACCTGTTGGCCGCCGGCGCGCTGGTCGAGGTGGTGGCCCCTGAGGTGGACGACGCGCTGCAGCGGCTGGCCGACGCCGGCGCGCTGGTCCTGCACCGGCGCCCCTTCGCGCCCGAGGACCTGCTCCGTCCCGCGCCGGCCTGGCTGGTGCTGACGGCCACCGGGACGGTGGACGCCGAGGTGGCCGCCGCCGCGGAGGAGACACGGGTCTGGTGCCTGCGCGCCGACGACGCCGCAGCGTCCCCGCTGCACCGCCCGGCCGTGGCCCGGGGTGCGGATGGGAGTCCCGCGGAGGGGATCGTGGTCGCGGTCAGCGGCGACGCCGACCCGCGCCGCGCCGTGGCCGTCCGCGACGCCGTGCTGGCGGGCCTGGACTCCGGCGTGCTGCCGGTCCGGCGCCGGCGGACCGGGGCCGGCGGACGTCCGGGCAAGGTGTGGCTGGTCGGGGCCGGGCCCGGTGACGCCGGGCTGATCAGCGTCCGCGGCCGGGCCCTGCTGGCCGCCGCCGACGTCGTGGTCACCGACCGGCTCGGCACCGCCGAGCACCTCGCGTCGCTGTCGCCCGAGGTCGAGGTGGTCGACGTCGGCAAGAGCCCCGGCCGCCACGGCACCATCCAGGACCGCATCCACGAGGTGCTGGTCGAGCACGCGCTCGCCGGTCGTCAGGTCGTCCGGCTCAAGGGCGGTGACCCGTTCGTGCTCGGCCGCGGTGGTGAGGAGGTCGAGCACTGCCTGGCCCACGGCGTCGAGGTGGAGGTCGTGCCGGGCATCACGTCGGCGGTCTCCGTGCCCGCCGCGGCCGGCATCCCAGTCACCCACCGCGGGGTCAGCACCTCCTTCGTGGTGGCCTCCGGGCACGCCGGGGCCGCCGGGCTCGGGTCCCTGCTGCAGGTCACCGACGCCACCGTGGTGCTGCTGATGGCGGTCGGGCACCTGGAGGAGATCTGCACCGCCCTGGTGGCCGCCGGACGTCCCCCCGGCACCGCCGCCGCGGTGGTCGAGCGCGGCTGGACGCCGGAGCAGCGCACCACCCACGCCACCCTCGGCGAGCTGGCCGCGGCGGCGTCCGCCCGCGGCGTCACCAACCCCGCGGTGGTGGTGATCGGCGACGTCGCCGCCGTCCCCCTGACCCGGAGGACCGGCACGTCCGGACCCAGCCGCGGCTAG
- a CDS encoding RDD family protein — protein sequence MNDIPVGTPKPPPGRHAAPGGWYPDPVDPRRERWWDGWQWSRETREGSGPPPVPQGAHPQQHPAPQPVGRGAPALTADGVPLAGWWARALAITIDGVLLTVITGLLSIPFLGHFMQSLRSYFDVSLDAARRGAPPPPQPDPGTMMTITESLAVSVIALLCGLAWHGLFLRLRGATPGKMVVGLRVVPVDQGRHTGGLGWRPALLRALVWVLPALGAWLFVLRVVDIVLPLTNPRKQALHDLVARTQVVRRR from the coding sequence GTGAATGACATCCCCGTCGGCACGCCCAAGCCCCCGCCCGGACGGCACGCCGCCCCCGGCGGCTGGTACCCCGACCCGGTGGACCCCCGCCGCGAGCGCTGGTGGGACGGCTGGCAGTGGTCGCGCGAGACCCGGGAGGGCTCCGGGCCGCCGCCCGTGCCCCAGGGGGCCCACCCGCAGCAGCACCCGGCGCCGCAGCCGGTCGGGCGCGGTGCTCCGGCGCTGACCGCCGACGGGGTCCCGCTGGCCGGCTGGTGGGCCAGGGCGCTGGCCATCACGATCGACGGCGTGCTGCTGACGGTCATCACCGGTCTGCTCTCGATCCCCTTCCTCGGCCACTTCATGCAGAGCCTGCGCAGCTACTTCGACGTCAGCCTGGACGCCGCCCGCCGTGGCGCGCCCCCGCCGCCGCAGCCCGACCCGGGCACGATGATGACCATCACCGAGTCCCTCGCGGTGTCGGTGATCGCGCTGCTGTGCGGGCTGGCCTGGCACGGCCTGTTCCTGCGACTGCGCGGGGCCACCCCCGGCAAGATGGTGGTGGGGCTGCGGGTCGTCCCGGTGGACCAGGGCCGCCACACCGGCGGCCTGGGCTGGCGACCGGCCCTGCTGAGGGCGCTGGTGTGGGTGCTGCCCGCACTGGGTGCCTGGCTGTTCGTGCTGCGGGTGGTCGACATCGTGCTGCCGCTGACCAACCCCCGCAAGCAGGCGCTGCACGACCTGGTGGCCCGCACCCAGGTGGTGCGCCGGCGGTGA
- a CDS encoding YqeB family protein has protein sequence MSDTPVRIGPTTSDLTAAAALLGAGGLLLGLLLPWLAALLLGLPWVPFQGPLELVRVLQDTVPVWVLPLVGLVGGGLLGWFGSADDPVVTVSARELVITQGSQRQRFARSQVAEVEVHEGHLVVRDAADVELTHEKVSGDVGALGEALRRFDWPTPTSTT, from the coding sequence ATGTCCGACACACCCGTCCGGATCGGCCCCACCACCAGCGACCTGACCGCCGCCGCGGCCCTCCTCGGGGCGGGCGGCCTGCTGCTGGGGCTGCTGCTGCCCTGGTTGGCGGCCCTGCTGCTCGGTCTGCCCTGGGTGCCCTTCCAGGGCCCGCTCGAGCTGGTGCGCGTGCTCCAGGACACGGTGCCGGTGTGGGTGCTGCCGCTGGTCGGCCTGGTCGGGGGAGGCCTGCTCGGCTGGTTCGGCAGCGCCGACGACCCGGTCGTGACGGTCAGCGCCCGCGAGCTGGTCATCACCCAGGGGTCGCAGCGCCAGCGGTTCGCCCGCAGCCAGGTGGCCGAGGTCGAGGTGCACGAGGGGCACCTGGTGGTCCGGGACGCCGCCGACGTGGAGCTGACCCACGAGAAGGTCAGCGGGGACGTCGGCGCCCTGGGCGAGGCCCTGCGGCGGTTCGACTGGCCGACGCCGACGTCGACCACCTAG